The Myroides fluvii region ATCTAGAGTTAATAGAAAATTGGTAACTATCGCTGTTTTGTAGTTTGTTAAGGGTATATTGTTGTCTGTCTGGTGTTTGAGCAGAGATACTGTTAAATGCTGCTCCCCAGTTTAAGTCAATTTGATCGGTTAATTTGTGATTACCCAATAATTGGTTCACCATCAATTGATCTTGGCGATACGTTTGTCTATTGATGTAGGTATGATCTGAATTGTCTAAGGTGATATCTCTTACATATCCCGTGTAATCTTCGTTCTTCTCTTTGGAGTCATTTACAAATAAGAAGTTGTATTTGATTGAGTTAGCATCGTCAATGTCAAATTTGGCATTTAACATTCCCGTAGTGTTGGTGCTGTATTCGAAAGAATCTAGATTTAAGTCTTTCGTAAATGAGTTTTGTGCTTGTGCTGTACGCGTAACCCCTTCTTTTTGTTTGAAGTTGTTGCCAAAAGATGCTGTTGCGAATAAGTGTAAAGCAGATGCACCAAAGAAGAAGGATTTACCTGTATTGATGTTTAATCCTGCTCCCCAAGGACTGCGGGTATCTGATTGTGTGGAGTTTTTAAAGTTGTATCCTTTTAATGCATTACCCGGTATTTTTGTGTCAGAAAAGCCGAAGAAGCTACGATCAGATAGTGTTTTGAACGCGTCTTTTTTTACGGCATTGGTATTCATATTTGTACTTACACCAATTTCGACAAAGCCTTCTCCAGAGTGGTTTTTTGACGTAATATCGATATTCCCTCCGGCAAAGTCTCCATAGTTTCTCGCAAAATAAGTTTTGTCAATGGCAATGTATTCAACAATATCCGTAGAGAAAATATTTAAATCAATGTTTTTCTTTTCTGGATCGTTTGAAGCTAAAGGAAGTCCATTCAATGAAGTGCTGTTATAGCGGTCACCTAATCCACGTACGAAAATGGTTCCTGTTCCTTCTTGCTTTGCTACGCCTGTTGTTTTAGCTACTGCACTTGCCACATCACTTACTCCTTTTCTCGAAAGTTCTTGTGAACCAATATGCTGTTTCATTTCTACTGAACGCTGTTGCTCGATTAACAAAGTTGCCTCTCTCGATTTGGAGCGTGTTGCTTGTACAACAACACCTTCTAGTTGTACGCTTTCTGAAATAAGGTCAATGGTAATTTCAATTGTTTCGTTTGCTTTTACTTCAATTGCTTTGTTGGCTGAAGTATAACCTACATAATGGAAGGTTAAGGTTTGTTTTCCTTCTGGTACTTCCAGAGTAAAAAAACCATCTAAATCCGTGTTTACTCCTTGCGTTGTTCCTTTTATACTTACAGAAGCAAAGGCTAGTGGTTCTTTTGTTGCTGAATCTTGTAAAATTCCTTTAATCGTTCCATTAGATGCCCCAACTATTTGGCTAATAAATAATAGGGCGAATAATAACTTTGATTTCATATTTATTATTTTATTTAAGCTAGTGCAAAGAACAAGCGTAAATATGTCCTGTGTGTTATCGCTACTTTAACACATTTTACGATAAACGTTATTAAATCGTTACCACATTAAATAATTGTAAACTTTACTTCACATAATGTATTATCTTTATCTTTGAACTGATTTATAACACACACAGATAAAGAATGAAAAATTCAGACATTAAAGTCTTATTAGTTGATGATGAACAAGATATCATTGAAATCATCAGTTATAATTTAGAAAAAGAAGGCTATCAAGTTAGTACAGCAAGGAATGGGAAAGAGGCAATTGAAAAGGCAAAAAAGGAGCTTCCTCACCTTATTATCTTGGATGTAATGATGCCGGAGATGGATGGGATGGAAGCTTGTGAGAACATTCGAAGAATTGACAGTTTACAAAATGTTATCATTACATTCTTAACTGCTAGAGGAGAAGATTACTCTCAAGTGGCTGGATTTGATGCAGGAGCCGATGATTATATTACTAAACCTGTAAAACCTAAGGTTTTAATGAGTAAAGTTAAAGCGTTGTTGCGTCGATTAAAGAATGTTGAAGATACGGAAAGTGGCGATATTATTCAAATTGGCAATATTGAAATCAATCGAGATGAATATAAAATTTTAATTGATGGAGCAGAATTGTCTTTGCCTAGAAAAGAATTCGAATTGTTGTATTTATTGGCGTCAAAACCTGGAAAAGTATTTACAAGAGAAGAAATTTTAGATCGCGTTTGGGGGAATGAAGTTGTAGTTGGAGGTAGAACAATTGACGTACATATCCGCAAATTAAGAGAGAAAGTAGGAGATGATTGTTTTAAAACAATTAAAGGTGTTGGATATAAATTAGATATGTAGTTTAATGTCAATACGATTTAAAAGATCCTATAAATTTGCTGTTAAGTCAGCGCTTTTAATAACAATATGTTCACTTGTTATTACATTGCCATTTGTTTTTTTGGTAAAAGAAGGACCTTGGCAACTTTTGACCATTCATACCATTTTGGTCTATTTTGCTTCTTTTTTTGTGATTCAATATCGCGTAGAGCACTTTATTTACCGTCGTATAAAAAAGATTTACGACAAAGTTTCGCTCTTAGAGCACACCGACCTTCGTGCTAGTGCAGTAACGACGGATATGAAAACGCTAACAGAGGAAATTGAAAAATTTGCAACAAACAAGAAGATTGAAATTGAATCCCTACAAGTACGAGAAGAATATAGACGTGAATTTTTAGGTAATATATCCCATGAATTGAAAACGCCGTTATTCATGATTCAAAGTTATTTGGAGACCTTGAGCGATGGGGCTATTGATGATTTAGAGGTGCGCGATCGCTACTTAGAACGTGCAGAACAAGGGGTGGATCGCTTGATTTATATCGTAAAAGACTTGGATATGATAGCCAAGCTAGAGTCTGGTGATTTGCATTTGAATATCGTGGAGTTTGACTTGGTAGAGATGATCCAAAACGCGTTTGATTTCTTAGAGTATAAAGCAAAAAAGAAAAATATTTCTTTACTATTTGACCTGGGGTATAACAAGCCCATTTTCGTCAAAGGAGATAAAGAGCGCATTGGACAAGTAATTACAAATTTGATCGAGAATTCAATAAAATACGGCAAGGAAAAGGGAACAACGGAAGTGAGCATTGAGAACTTGGTCAAGAATAAATTAATTGTACGGGTTACGGATAATGGATTGGGGATTCGCAAAGAACATATTCCGCGTTTATTTGAGCGTTTTTACCGCATAGACAAGAGTGGAGCGCGAAGTGTAGGAGGATCTGGATTGGGTTTATCTATTGTTAAACACATTGTTGAAGCACATGATGAACACATCTATGTGGAAAGCAGTTATGGTTATGGATCAGAGTTTTCTTTTACCTTGGAGAAAGCTGCAAAACACAAAACGCAAAATGAAACTTAATTTGCGTTCCCTATAAAAAGGTTTTACTTTCGTTATATTTATTTAATTTTGCATCGAATTTAAACGAATAACCCTGTGGGAAGTAAAAACAAGTTAAAGCGATTTAGAGAAAACGAAACTTTCGGTAATGTTTTCCAACCATCAAGAGAAGAAGTGATGGTTAATTTGCCTCAAAAAGGCAAATGGGCGTCGGAAGTATTTAAAAACAATAACCCTATTGTTTTGGAATTAGGCTGTGGAAAAGGAGAATATACGGTAGAGTTAGCACGTCGTTTTCCCAATGCGAACTTCATTGGTATCGATATCAAAGGAGCTCGTTTTTGGAGAGGAGCTAAAACGGCTGTAGAAGAGGGATTAACGAATGTGGCTTTCTTGCGTACCCAGATTGAGTTGATTGAATTTGCTTTTGAAAAAGGGGAAGTAAGCGAAATCTGGATTACATTCCCAGATCCACAGATTAAATACAAACGCACCAAACATAGATTGACGAATACGGAGTTTTTACAACGTTATAAAAGCATCTTAACCGATG contains the following coding sequences:
- a CDS encoding TonB-dependent receptor, whose protein sequence is MKSKLLFALLFISQIVGASNGTIKGILQDSATKEPLAFASVSIKGTTQGVNTDLDGFFTLEVPEGKQTLTFHYVGYTSANKAIEVKANETIEITIDLISESVQLEGVVVQATRSKSREATLLIEQQRSVEMKQHIGSQELSRKGVSDVASAVAKTTGVAKQEGTGTIFVRGLGDRYNSTSLNGLPLASNDPEKKNIDLNIFSTDIVEYIAIDKTYFARNYGDFAGGNIDITSKNHSGEGFVEIGVSTNMNTNAVKKDAFKTLSDRSFFGFSDTKIPGNALKGYNFKNSTQSDTRSPWGAGLNINTGKSFFFGASALHLFATASFGNNFKQKEGVTRTAQAQNSFTKDLNLDSFEYSTNTTGMLNAKFDIDDANSIKYNFLFVNDSKEKNEDYTGYVRDITLDNSDHTYINRQTYRQDQLMVNQLLGNHKLTDQIDLNWGAAFNSISAQTPDRQQYTLNKLQNSDSYQFSINSRSDNNRYYEDLKENELAANLAADYKFGKNEENLYDGKLTVGYNFRKKDRNFKATQFVFQINRENNNNINPNALDQFFNQSNFANGYFDIYTFRGGAGTPNALLPQTYDGELFIHAGFANVEYRLTDKLSGSLGARFETISQDVTWQTQLDADKTSNKFTKNAFLPSLSLKYEVNDNNNLRFALSKTYTLPQFKERARFIYEDVTEIKVGNPDLYASDDYNADLKWEYFPKTDEVISATVFGKYIKNPINEIVSASSSNDITYANTGDYGHAVGLEIEVRKNLFSFDDALTNKITGGLNASFMKTYQKLDNEKVNKENKYLSTSFTHDNASFTGASDLLLNADISYIKEWANDQKLMATFSYAHFSDKLYSLGTEQSGNLVDKAFGFLDFTFKYDFTKNFGMSFNARNLLDPAIERKQENLTQDVLVQSYKLGQNFSLGFKYTF
- the trmB gene encoding tRNA (guanosine(46)-N7)-methyltransferase TrmB, giving the protein MGSKNKLKRFRENETFGNVFQPSREEVMVNLPQKGKWASEVFKNNNPIVLELGCGKGEYTVELARRFPNANFIGIDIKGARFWRGAKTAVEEGLTNVAFLRTQIELIEFAFEKGEVSEIWITFPDPQIKYKRTKHRLTNTEFLQRYKSILTDDGIVNLKTDSEFMHGYTLGLLHGEGHEVIYANHHVYKNEGAPSVVTEIQTFYESQYLEQNKAITYIQFRIK
- a CDS encoding sensor histidine kinase, translated to MSIRFKRSYKFAVKSALLITICSLVITLPFVFLVKEGPWQLLTIHTILVYFASFFVIQYRVEHFIYRRIKKIYDKVSLLEHTDLRASAVTTDMKTLTEEIEKFATNKKIEIESLQVREEYRREFLGNISHELKTPLFMIQSYLETLSDGAIDDLEVRDRYLERAEQGVDRLIYIVKDLDMIAKLESGDLHLNIVEFDLVEMIQNAFDFLEYKAKKKNISLLFDLGYNKPIFVKGDKERIGQVITNLIENSIKYGKEKGTTEVSIENLVKNKLIVRVTDNGLGIRKEHIPRLFERFYRIDKSGARSVGGSGLGLSIVKHIVEAHDEHIYVESSYGYGSEFSFTLEKAAKHKTQNET
- a CDS encoding response regulator transcription factor, with the translated sequence MKNSDIKVLLVDDEQDIIEIISYNLEKEGYQVSTARNGKEAIEKAKKELPHLIILDVMMPEMDGMEACENIRRIDSLQNVIITFLTARGEDYSQVAGFDAGADDYITKPVKPKVLMSKVKALLRRLKNVEDTESGDIIQIGNIEINRDEYKILIDGAELSLPRKEFELLYLLASKPGKVFTREEILDRVWGNEVVVGGRTIDVHIRKLREKVGDDCFKTIKGVGYKLDM